Proteins from a genomic interval of Candidatus Bathyarchaeota archaeon:
- a CDS encoding 50S ribosomal protein L16, with amino-acid sequence MLRGKTLKARCYREVKGQPYVRKEYIKGHPPPKITKFTMGNPSAKFDYQLKLVSEEAAQVRHNALEAARIATNRYLQKMLGTDNYCLRILPYPHVVLRENKMIFGAHADRLQEGMRRAFGKPIGTAARIKPNQTIITVNVNENGIKIAKEALKRGKAKLPVPCRILIEKTPD; translated from the coding sequence ATGCTGAGGGGGAAAACTTTGAAGGCACGATGCTACCGAGAAGTTAAGGGACAACCTTACGTTAGGAAAGAGTATATTAAGGGGCACCCCCCGCCGAAAATAACCAAGTTCACTATGGGAAACCCCTCCGCGAAATTCGATTACCAACTTAAGCTTGTGTCAGAGGAAGCCGCCCAAGTTAGGCACAACGCCCTAGAAGCGGCCAGAATAGCCACAAACAGATACCTCCAAAAAATGCTTGGAACAGACAACTACTGCCTACGCATTCTACCGTACCCCCATGTAGTTCTGAGGGAAAACAAGATGATATTCGGTGCGCATGCAGACCGGCTGCAGGAGGGAATGCGGAGGGCTTTCGGAAAACCGATAGGAACTGCCGCTAGAATTAAGCCAAACCAGACAATTATAACGGTGAACGTAAACGAAAACGGAATTAAAATTGCGAAAGAAGCCCTAAAAAGAGGAAAAGCAAAACTTCCAGTGCCGTGCAGAATATTAATAGAGAAAACTCCGGATTAA
- a CDS encoding methyltransferase, translated as MKYSKKVFFRDCVFYVNEKVYEPAEDTFLLAENLEVERDDVVLDMGTGCGILAVLAAKKARKVVAVDINPYAIECAKKNAKINSVGDKIEFRLGNLFQSIKSTEIFSLILFNAPYLPSEPFEEKSWIGKAWAGGSSGRKVIDRFVSEAPKFLASNGRILLVQSSLANIDKTLEMFGKLNLEAKVVAEVKVPFERIVLIEAKRVSFI; from the coding sequence ATGAAATATTCGAAAAAGGTATTTTTTAGAGACTGCGTTTTCTATGTAAACGAGAAAGTGTATGAACCGGCTGAAGACACGTTTTTGCTGGCTGAAAACTTAGAAGTTGAAAGAGATGACGTTGTTTTGGATATGGGAACCGGCTGCGGAATATTGGCCGTTCTTGCAGCGAAAAAAGCAAGAAAAGTTGTGGCTGTTGACATAAATCCTTACGCCATCGAATGCGCCAAGAAGAATGCAAAAATAAACAGTGTAGGCGATAAGATAGAGTTTCGTTTAGGCAACCTTTTCCAGTCAATTAAGTCAACCGAAATTTTCAGCTTAATTCTGTTTAATGCACCCTACTTGCCTTCTGAACCATTCGAGGAGAAAAGCTGGATTGGAAAAGCTTGGGCTGGTGGCAGTAGCGGAAGAAAAGTTATTGACCGCTTTGTTTCAGAAGCCCCGAAGTTTTTGGCGTCTAACGGACGAATACTGCTTGTTCAATCTTCCCTTGCAAATATAGATAAGACTTTGGAAATGTTCGGTAAATTAAACTTAGAAGCCAAAGTTGTTGCCGAAGTTAAGGTTCCGTTTGAAAGGATAGTTTTAATTGAGGCTAAACGTGTAAGCTTTATCTAA
- the rsmA gene encoding ribosomal RNA small subunit methyltransferase A, whose product MVNLLQQTKHLLRRYRIFPRKRLGQNFMVDKLFLNLLVDYADITSEDVVLEIGAGFGYLTEILIKKAKKVIAVEIDPRLVRIIRKRLSGIENVDIIQGDVLKMKIKDFDKVVSTPPYSISSPLLFWLLEKPFKLAVLTFQREFAKRLDAALGSEDYCRLTVMTYYKAEVELLDLVPKEAFYPSPEVDSIIVRIKPRKAPPFHIKNEKVFEDIVRVLFTQRNKKVKNAVLQYFREHGIKKQEAQKLAASLPFHEKRVRELAPEDFGEIADEIFEKGIF is encoded by the coding sequence ATGGTAAATCTTCTCCAACAGACAAAGCATTTGTTAAGACGTTACAGAATATTTCCTAGAAAGCGGCTAGGCCAAAACTTTATGGTTGACAAACTATTCCTAAACCTGCTTGTTGACTACGCGGACATAACTTCTGAAGACGTTGTGCTAGAAATAGGCGCTGGCTTCGGCTATCTCACTGAAATCTTAATTAAAAAGGCTAAAAAGGTGATTGCAGTTGAAATTGACCCTCGCTTAGTGAGGATAATCCGTAAAAGACTTAGCGGAATTGAAAACGTCGACATCATTCAGGGAGATGTACTAAAAATGAAGATTAAAGACTTCGATAAGGTTGTTTCAACTCCTCCCTACTCGATTTCTTCACCGTTACTTTTTTGGCTTCTAGAAAAACCGTTCAAGTTGGCGGTTTTGACTTTTCAGAGGGAATTTGCGAAAAGGCTTGATGCTGCTTTGGGAAGCGAAGACTACTGTCGGTTAACGGTGATGACCTACTACAAGGCCGAAGTAGAACTGTTAGATCTTGTGCCAAAAGAGGCTTTTTACCCTTCTCCGGAGGTTGATTCTATAATAGTTAGAATAAAGCCGAGGAAGGCTCCACCTTTCCATATTAAGAATGAAAAAGTTTTCGAGGATATCGTTAGGGTTCTGTTTACTCAGCGGAATAAAAAGGTAAAAAATGCTGTTCTACAGTATTTTAGAGAACATGGAATCAAAAAGCAAGAAGCGCAAAAGTTAGCCGCAAGTTTGCCTTTTCATGAAAAGAGGGTTAGGGAACTGGCTCCAGAAGACTTTGGGGAAATTGCAGATGAAATATTCGAAAAAGGTATTTTTTAG
- a CDS encoding DUF655 domain-containing protein, with protein MGERAMEKRYEEYAYVLDFLPHGRPGLRLTRRAGTVVQLIGELYFTLLEAATKEGVVLKPHDRVYVGKNNRKEISYIIGRIGYDELTANAKMELPAVVEKIVLAREKDFVSFFNSAQAITPRMHALELVPGIGKKYMWQIINERERKPFESFDDLQKRANIPNPAKLLAKRILEELTGESKYRLFTRAS; from the coding sequence ATGGGCGAGAGGGCAATGGAGAAAAGGTACGAAGAATACGCTTACGTTTTAGACTTCCTTCCCCATGGCCGTCCTGGGTTAAGGCTGACCAGGAGGGCGGGTACAGTTGTTCAGCTTATTGGAGAATTATATTTCACTCTGTTAGAGGCGGCCACGAAAGAAGGTGTAGTTTTAAAGCCTCATGACCGTGTTTACGTGGGGAAAAACAACCGTAAGGAAATAAGTTATATCATTGGGCGAATAGGCTACGACGAGTTAACTGCAAATGCGAAAATGGAGCTGCCTGCAGTTGTGGAAAAAATTGTTTTAGCGAGAGAAAAGGACTTTGTAAGTTTCTTTAACTCCGCTCAGGCTATTACGCCTAGAATGCATGCTTTAGAACTTGTCCCCGGCATAGGTAAAAAGTACATGTGGCAAATAATCAACGAACGGGAAAGAAAACCCTTTGAAAGCTTTGATGATTTGCAGAAAAGGGCTAACATTCCTAATCCCGCTAAGCTCTTGGCAAAACGCATACTAGAAGAGTTAACTGGAGAAAGCAAATATAGGCTTTTCACACGTGCCTCGTGA
- a CDS encoding RNA polymerase Rpb4, which translates to MPKPIEEKILTLAEVKKILESLGEEHLDQFQRRTLNYVTKFSKIDAEKAKELVKKLVDEFELEEEEAVQIVNSMPESIEELRTFLAGGRKIIETSKLEAIIQLLNEYRKKE; encoded by the coding sequence ATGCCTAAACCCATAGAGGAGAAAATTTTGACGTTAGCGGAAGTTAAGAAAATTTTGGAGTCTTTAGGAGAGGAGCATTTAGACCAGTTTCAACGTAGAACCCTTAATTATGTAACTAAGTTTTCGAAAATTGATGCTGAAAAAGCGAAGGAACTTGTTAAAAAACTTGTAGACGAATTCGAATTGGAAGAGGAAGAAGCAGTTCAAATTGTGAACTCCATGCCTGAAAGCATAGAAGAACTTAGAACTTTTCTGGCTGGCGGTAGGAAAATAATTGAGACTTCAAAGCTGGAGGCAATAATACAGCTTTTAAACGAGTATCGCAAAAAAGAATAG
- a CDS encoding 50S ribosomal protein L21e, whose protein sequence is MRKSHGYRRSTRSLLKKRPRERGKIGLSRLLHEYKPGEKVVIKIEPSVHKGMPHRRYHGRVGVVKEKRGRAYVVNVTQGDAVKEIIVRPEHLTPFAGG, encoded by the coding sequence ATGAGAAAATCTCACGGATACAGACGCAGCACACGTTCCCTGCTTAAAAAACGTCCAAGGGAAAGAGGGAAAATAGGTCTAAGTAGGCTGCTTCATGAATACAAGCCTGGAGAAAAGGTTGTTATAAAAATTGAGCCGAGTGTTCATAAGGGTATGCCTCATAGGAGATACCATGGAAGAGTCGGTGTTGTAAAGGAAAAACGTGGAAGAGCCTACGTGGTGAACGTAACGCAGGGGGACGCTGTTAAAGAAATTATTGTTAGACCTGAACATTTAACTCCTTTTGCTGGTGGTTGA
- a CDS encoding tRNA pseudouridine(54/55) synthase Pus10, with protein METLRKAKKILRKYPICDSCLGRQFALLGYGIENRMRGYAIKLLLTLDAHEKALGGNKQAIAFLKKLAFNGNFEMAYYLLEKLTKKKPEKRPFSCYLCENSFEKIEQLAEKAVKRMEKYEYSTFLVGIFLPAEIEEREDEFKAEFEISHGESMKNHFSREIGKKISEKTGKNADLKKPDMVVLVNPFKETVRLQVNPLYIYGRYRKLVRNIPQSMWICTKCMGKGCEECNWTGKKYPESVAELVSAPVLEMTEGRKVVFHAAGREDVDARMLGTGRPFVIEVKKPKKRFIDLWKLENAINNYANGKVEVLDLTFASRETVEKVKKGERSKKTYRVVIQLEREISSAEIEMLEEKLTGCKVSQQTPIRVLHRRADKTREKYIYKTRVKKLTPSMIEMRITCDGGLYIKELVTGDMGRTNPSVSALLGVKATPIELDVLDVNL; from the coding sequence ATGGAAACCCTTAGGAAAGCGAAGAAAATCCTCAGAAAATATCCGATTTGCGATTCATGTTTAGGACGACAGTTCGCCCTTTTAGGTTACGGAATTGAAAACCGAATGAGAGGTTACGCAATAAAGCTTCTCCTCACTTTAGACGCTCATGAAAAAGCCCTAGGCGGCAACAAACAAGCAATAGCTTTCTTAAAGAAACTTGCATTTAACGGCAACTTTGAAATGGCCTACTACTTACTTGAAAAGTTAACAAAAAAGAAACCAGAAAAAAGGCCCTTTTCATGCTACCTTTGCGAAAATAGTTTTGAAAAAATTGAGCAGTTAGCCGAAAAAGCTGTAAAAAGAATGGAGAAATATGAATATTCAACATTTCTCGTCGGCATATTTCTACCAGCTGAAATTGAAGAGCGGGAAGACGAGTTTAAAGCTGAATTTGAGATAAGTCACGGAGAAAGCATGAAAAATCATTTTAGCAGAGAAATTGGGAAGAAAATTTCGGAAAAAACCGGGAAAAATGCTGATTTGAAAAAGCCAGACATGGTCGTGCTTGTAAATCCATTTAAAGAAACTGTTAGGTTGCAGGTTAATCCTCTCTATATTTATGGCAGATACCGCAAACTTGTGCGTAACATTCCGCAGTCAATGTGGATATGCACAAAATGTATGGGTAAGGGATGCGAAGAATGCAACTGGACGGGCAAAAAGTATCCAGAGTCGGTGGCGGAGCTTGTTTCAGCTCCAGTGTTAGAGATGACTGAAGGTCGAAAAGTTGTTTTTCACGCTGCCGGAAGGGAAGATGTGGATGCGAGGATGCTTGGAACGGGCCGTCCATTTGTTATTGAAGTTAAGAAGCCTAAAAAACGATTCATAGACTTGTGGAAACTTGAAAACGCCATTAACAATTATGCGAATGGAAAAGTTGAGGTTTTAGACTTAACTTTTGCAAGTAGGGAAACGGTTGAAAAAGTGAAGAAGGGTGAGAGAAGCAAGAAAACCTACCGTGTTGTCATCCAGTTGGAAAGGGAAATTTCAAGTGCTGAAATCGAAATGTTAGAGGAGAAATTAACTGGATGCAAGGTTTCTCAGCAAACACCCATACGTGTTTTACATCGGAGAGCCGATAAAACTCGGGAAAAGTACATATATAAGACAAGAGTAAAGAAGTTGACGCCCAGCATGATTGAAATGCGAATAACATGTGACGGTGGGCTATATATTAAAGAGTTGGTTACAGGTGACATGGGAAGAACAAATCCAAGCGTTTCCGCACTGCTTGGAGTTAAAGCCACCCCCATAGAACTTGATGTATTAGACGTAAATTTATGA
- the ffh gene encoding signal recognition particle protein, whose product MVLEKLGSSIYQALKKVFRVAVVDEATVKELVRDIQRALLQADVNVKLVLEISKRIEERALKEKLPPGISRKEHIIKVVYDELTRFLGEKPASLKITPGKRRIIMLVGIQGSGKTTAAAKLARYLQKRGVKTALICADTYRPGAYAQLQQLANKINVPLYGNPKEKNPVKIAREGLKQFKDYEIVIIDTAGRHKEEKSLIEEMKKLDKAIKPDEIMLVIDGTIGQQAAVQAKAFHEATPIGSVMVTKLDGSARGGGALSAVAAIGAPIKFIGTGEKIEDIEPFIPSRFVGRLLGMGDLETLLEKVHEAEIKVPKKKAKAILSGKFTLTDMYEQFEAMQSMGPFKKILSMFPGFSYDIPEEMLNTAEDKLKKWRVIIQSMTPKERENPKILNSSRIRRVARGSGTSEKDVKELLKQYAMMKKMLKSLRRKKLPALFGKKFKLG is encoded by the coding sequence ATGGTACTAGAAAAACTTGGGTCTTCAATATATCAAGCGTTAAAGAAAGTGTTCCGAGTTGCAGTAGTAGATGAAGCAACAGTCAAAGAGCTAGTTAGAGACATCCAACGTGCACTATTACAAGCAGACGTAAACGTCAAACTCGTTCTAGAAATTTCCAAAAGAATAGAAGAAAGAGCCCTAAAAGAAAAACTTCCACCTGGAATATCCCGAAAAGAACACATAATTAAAGTCGTATACGACGAACTTACAAGATTCCTAGGCGAAAAACCAGCCTCTCTAAAGATTACACCTGGCAAAAGAAGAATAATAATGCTTGTTGGAATTCAAGGTTCAGGAAAAACAACTGCTGCAGCAAAATTGGCTAGATACCTACAAAAAAGAGGAGTAAAAACCGCACTAATTTGCGCCGACACATATAGGCCAGGAGCCTACGCCCAACTTCAACAACTAGCAAACAAGATTAACGTTCCCCTCTACGGAAACCCAAAAGAGAAAAACCCCGTAAAAATCGCACGGGAAGGCCTGAAACAATTCAAAGACTACGAAATAGTCATAATTGATACTGCCGGCCGCCACAAAGAGGAGAAAAGCCTCATCGAAGAAATGAAGAAGCTTGACAAGGCGATTAAACCGGATGAAATAATGCTTGTCATTGACGGTACAATTGGGCAGCAAGCAGCAGTACAAGCCAAAGCGTTTCACGAAGCAACTCCCATAGGCTCAGTTATGGTTACAAAACTTGACGGTTCAGCCCGTGGAGGAGGCGCCCTCTCAGCAGTAGCGGCCATAGGAGCACCGATAAAATTCATAGGAACAGGTGAAAAAATCGAAGATATTGAGCCTTTCATTCCTTCAAGATTCGTAGGCCGACTTCTAGGAATGGGAGACTTAGAGACACTGCTAGAAAAGGTTCATGAAGCAGAAATTAAGGTTCCGAAAAAGAAGGCAAAGGCAATTCTAAGCGGAAAATTCACCCTAACCGACATGTATGAACAGTTTGAAGCCATGCAAAGCATGGGGCCTTTCAAGAAAATTTTAAGCATGTTTCCCGGCTTTTCCTATGACATCCCAGAGGAAATGCTTAACACAGCTGAAGACAAACTGAAAAAATGGCGTGTGATAATACAGTCAATGACCCCGAAAGAACGTGAAAACCCAAAAATCTTGAATTCGTCCAGAATCAGAAGAGTGGCAAGAGGTTCAGGAACTTCGGAAAAAGATGTTAAGGAACTTCTAAAGCAGTATGCAATGATGAAGAAGATGCTGAAATCTCTGCGGAGAAAGAAGCTTCCAGCATTATTTGGAAAGAAATTCAAGCTAGGCTAG
- a CDS encoding proteasome assembly chaperone family protein, which produces MAEIIRIIEKKPIPFGSLMLNGLPDVGLVGLIATSHIIGELDLNEVAYMDSDLLPPIVVLHEGLPHAPLRIFGDSNMLATISETAIPATGIYAVVRHLVKWGKEKNVKLMISVGGLPVPNRQDIAEPKVYGVGTTPELIKMLKEKEIEIVKEGFMVGPQALILRYCMEQGVPGIALLAQSFFNYPDPEAAAAVVKEIAKITNIQVDVSKLLEKGEEIRLKARDIMKRTQMEMAKMRKTQEYDLPLYV; this is translated from the coding sequence TTGGCCGAGATCATAAGAATTATTGAGAAGAAGCCTATACCGTTTGGAAGTTTAATGCTTAACGGTTTACCGGACGTCGGCCTAGTAGGTTTGATAGCAACTTCACATATTATAGGCGAGCTTGACTTAAACGAAGTAGCCTATATGGATTCAGACTTGCTTCCGCCAATAGTTGTTTTACATGAAGGGCTGCCCCATGCACCGCTTAGGATATTTGGAGACAGCAACATGCTAGCGACAATATCAGAAACTGCCATACCAGCCACCGGAATCTACGCCGTCGTTAGGCATTTAGTCAAATGGGGGAAAGAGAAAAACGTTAAACTCATGATTTCAGTAGGCGGACTTCCAGTTCCAAACAGACAAGACATCGCCGAGCCGAAAGTTTACGGAGTCGGCACAACCCCCGAGCTTATCAAAATGTTGAAGGAAAAGGAGATAGAAATAGTCAAGGAAGGCTTTATGGTAGGTCCCCAGGCGTTAATATTACGTTATTGTATGGAACAAGGCGTACCAGGCATAGCTTTACTTGCTCAGTCGTTTTTTAATTATCCAGACCCGGAGGCTGCAGCTGCGGTTGTGAAGGAAATAGCCAAGATAACCAATATTCAAGTTGACGTGAGCAAGTTGTTAGAGAAGGGTGAGGAGATACGTTTGAAGGCTAGGGACATAATGAAGCGAACTCAAATGGAGATGGCTAAAATGCGTAAAACGCAGGAGTACGACCTTCCACTCTACGTTTAG
- a CDS encoding Hsp20/alpha crystallin family protein has product MAESERRRRRSFFDIVSEYFEELEDWVSSLMEPFERPSWNERECSIEPLCNIFVGPTEVVVTADLPYAETNTIKVEPVSEDAIEITAKLRRPVSFDDFGITHRRGEFSAFKCQLRIPVPVDMEEMEIRFKRGILEVHLPRKRGYRIKV; this is encoded by the coding sequence ATGGCTGAAAGTGAAAGGCGTAGAAGACGATCGTTCTTCGACATAGTAAGTGAATACTTCGAAGAGCTCGAAGATTGGGTTTCAAGTTTAATGGAGCCATTTGAAAGGCCAAGCTGGAACGAACGTGAATGCAGCATAGAGCCGCTTTGCAACATTTTTGTTGGGCCAACAGAAGTTGTTGTTACGGCTGACTTGCCCTACGCAGAAACGAACACAATAAAAGTTGAGCCAGTAAGCGAAGATGCAATAGAGATAACGGCCAAACTGCGGAGGCCAGTTAGCTTCGACGATTTCGGAATAACCCACCGAAGAGGAGAATTCTCAGCCTTCAAATGTCAACTTCGAATACCGGTTCCAGTTGACATGGAAGAAATGGAAATACGATTCAAAAGGGGAATACTGGAAGTTCACTTGCCAAGAAAAAGAGGCTACAGAATTAAAGTCTAA
- a CDS encoding translation initiation factor IF-5A, with the protein MSRPADVGSLRVGGYIIIDDEPCRIVELTKSKPGKHGAAKARIVAIGIFDGQKRSFVKPVDAQIEVPIIEKRSGQVIAKTESSVQLMDLETYEVFETSPPDDQELAAKLEAGTEVEYWRILGRTKIVRTK; encoded by the coding sequence ATGAGTAGGCCGGCTGATGTTGGAAGTTTACGTGTTGGCGGATACATAATAATTGATGATGAACCCTGCCGAATAGTTGAATTAACAAAGTCTAAGCCTGGAAAACACGGTGCAGCCAAAGCCAGAATAGTTGCAATAGGAATATTTGACGGTCAGAAAAGAAGTTTTGTTAAGCCTGTTGACGCCCAAATAGAGGTTCCAATAATTGAGAAGCGCAGCGGCCAAGTAATAGCAAAAACGGAATCTTCAGTTCAACTTATGGACCTTGAAACCTACGAGGTTTTTGAAACTTCGCCGCCTGACGACCAAGAGCTTGCAGCTAAACTTGAGGCTGGAACAGAAGTTGAATACTGGCGGATACTTGGAAGAACAAAAATAGTGAGGACGAAGTAG
- a CDS encoding NAD(+)/NADH kinase, with protein sequence MTDKIKSVGLVSRLDIKEALELSSKIADYMKERGLEVLVQTELAEKIGFKGKFLPIEELNVDLVIVVGGDGTILRTCLSLPKPEPPLLTVNMGERGFLAEVKPKEVFQALDKCLKGEFILEKHTKLAAYINDKQIPDALNEVFITTGTPVKLMYARIWKDRNYVGECQADGVIVASQVGSTGYSLSAGGPVLDNEMEAFVVTPVCPLIPFHPIVFPKNSTITIDVRRPRKISVIVDGHYQEVVESDNPKISIKISNNQTRFIRFKEDFYQRLRSRLLYPGGKS encoded by the coding sequence ATGACTGACAAAATTAAGAGTGTAGGCCTAGTATCAAGGCTTGACATTAAAGAAGCCCTCGAATTATCCAGTAAAATAGCAGATTACATGAAAGAAAGAGGCTTAGAAGTTCTGGTTCAGACAGAACTAGCCGAAAAAATAGGATTTAAAGGAAAATTTCTGCCAATAGAAGAATTAAATGTTGATTTAGTAATAGTCGTTGGCGGAGACGGAACAATACTCAGAACTTGCCTTTCACTTCCTAAGCCCGAACCACCACTTTTAACTGTTAACATGGGTGAAAGAGGGTTCTTAGCCGAAGTTAAGCCAAAAGAAGTTTTCCAAGCCCTAGACAAATGCCTAAAGGGAGAATTCATTTTGGAAAAACATACAAAACTCGCCGCATATATTAACGATAAACAAATCCCAGACGCCCTAAACGAAGTTTTCATAACAACTGGAACGCCGGTTAAACTTATGTATGCAAGGATATGGAAAGACAGGAACTACGTTGGGGAATGTCAAGCCGACGGCGTAATAGTGGCTTCTCAAGTAGGCTCAACTGGATACTCCCTCTCAGCAGGTGGACCAGTATTAGACAATGAAATGGAAGCGTTTGTTGTAACTCCCGTCTGCCCGCTTATTCCATTTCATCCAATAGTATTCCCTAAAAATTCCACAATTACCATTGACGTGAGAAGGCCTAGAAAAATCTCAGTAATTGTCGACGGCCACTACCAAGAAGTTGTGGAATCGGATAATCCTAAAATCAGCATTAAAATTTCAAATAACCAGACAAGATTCATACGTTTTAAGGAAGACTTCTACCAACGACTAAGAAGCAGACTTCTATATCCGGGAGGAAAAAGTTAA
- a CDS encoding B12-binding domain-containing radical SAM protein: MKILLTADRTLMSDYHRSEFVGFGTCAPPNFVPEWFYRALFFPKIKTKNGIPVAAPYGLRKIEAQLIKEGFDVLTVDPDHLDKYIDNAKVLGIHVMDPFGMGPASSTFAAILKKEPYLAKYFRLLLEKPEIRRAKRKGLKIIVGGPGVWQFRYRPEFVKKYGIDCIVDGEAEKIIGKIFRMALNDEELPEYYEVSVKDAPNLDEIPNIMAPSINGLIEIGRGCCRGCQFCSVTLRPLRWYPYEKIMQEIEANQSYFTGALLHAEDIMLYGSKNTIPNDEKLIKLHELVVDKCTGLGWSHCSLAAVAVKPKLITKLSEIILQKQPWWGAEIGIETGSPELVKKAMPAKVHPFKPEQWPEVVRTAMGLMHDNMLVPACTLIVGLPQETEDDLIKTIELMDDLKDIRSLIVPLFFVPMGRLKDKDWFTDQQMNELHRELLIKCLQHDLKWVRELIRITFCGKIYNIMLRFLYDLFVKIIEYKARKPSVLGKPVISK, encoded by the coding sequence ATGAAAATTCTTTTAACCGCTGATAGGACGCTTATGAGCGATTATCACCGTAGCGAGTTCGTCGGCTTCGGAACATGTGCCCCACCAAATTTTGTGCCAGAATGGTTTTACAGAGCCTTATTCTTCCCAAAGATAAAAACTAAAAATGGAATTCCAGTTGCAGCTCCTTACGGACTAAGAAAAATTGAAGCTCAACTTATAAAGGAAGGATTCGACGTCCTAACAGTTGACCCAGACCACCTCGATAAGTATATAGATAACGCCAAAGTTTTAGGAATCCACGTTATGGACCCATTCGGAATGGGCCCAGCCTCAAGCACTTTTGCAGCCATATTGAAAAAAGAGCCTTACTTAGCTAAGTACTTCCGCCTCTTACTTGAAAAGCCGGAAATAAGAAGAGCCAAACGTAAAGGATTAAAAATAATTGTTGGAGGCCCCGGAGTTTGGCAATTCCGGTACAGGCCGGAATTCGTTAAGAAATATGGAATAGACTGCATAGTCGATGGAGAAGCAGAAAAAATTATAGGGAAAATATTTAGGATGGCGCTTAACGACGAGGAACTCCCAGAGTATTATGAAGTAAGCGTCAAAGACGCCCCAAATTTAGATGAGATCCCAAACATTATGGCTCCCTCCATTAACGGCCTAATTGAAATCGGCCGTGGATGCTGCCGCGGATGCCAGTTTTGCAGTGTAACTTTGAGGCCTCTACGCTGGTATCCATATGAGAAGATTATGCAGGAAATAGAGGCGAACCAAAGCTACTTTACGGGCGCCCTTCTCCACGCAGAAGACATCATGCTTTACGGTTCAAAGAATACAATACCGAACGATGAAAAATTAATTAAATTACATGAACTAGTTGTTGACAAATGCACTGGTTTGGGATGGAGCCACTGTTCATTAGCGGCAGTCGCCGTTAAGCCCAAACTCATAACGAAACTTTCTGAAATAATTCTTCAAAAGCAGCCATGGTGGGGTGCAGAAATAGGAATTGAAACTGGGTCACCTGAACTCGTTAAGAAGGCTATGCCAGCAAAGGTTCACCCATTTAAACCTGAACAGTGGCCAGAAGTCGTCAGAACAGCTATGGGGTTAATGCACGACAACATGCTTGTGCCAGCATGCACCCTAATCGTGGGATTACCACAAGAAACCGAAGATGACTTGATAAAGACTATAGAGTTAATGGACGACCTAAAAGACATTAGAAGCCTAATAGTTCCATTGTTCTTCGTTCCAATGGGAAGGCTAAAAGACAAAGACTGGTTTACAGACCAGCAAATGAATGAGCTACATAGGGAACTGCTAATTAAGTGTCTCCAACACGACTTAAAATGGGTTAGAGAATTAATCAGAATAACCTTTTGCGGAAAAATTTACAATATAATGCTTAGGTTCCTATACGACTTGTTCGTTAAAATAATAGAGTACAAAGCTAGAAAACCATCTGTTCTTGGAAAACCAGTAATTTCAAAATAA
- the eif1A gene encoding translation initiation factor eIF-1A translates to MGRRKIKSEEELQNILVPAGSDVMGIAIKMLGGDHILVKCQDGKQRICRVRGKLKRRVWIRKGDIVLVSPWDFQSDVKGDIIWRYKRNQSEWLMRKGYLRREFYSPTKGV, encoded by the coding sequence TTGGGAAGAAGAAAAATAAAATCTGAAGAAGAACTTCAAAACATCCTAGTTCCAGCGGGAAGCGACGTTATGGGAATAGCCATAAAAATGCTTGGCGGCGACCATATCCTAGTGAAATGTCAGGATGGAAAGCAGAGAATATGCAGAGTTAGAGGAAAACTGAAGCGTAGAGTTTGGATAAGGAAAGGCGATATAGTGCTTGTTTCTCCATGGGACTTTCAATCAGACGTGAAGGGCGATATAATTTGGAGATACAAGAGAAATCAATCTGAATGGTTGATGAGAAAAGGCTACTTAAGAAGAGAATTCTACTCTCCTACAAAGGGGGTTTAA